In the Candidatus Bathyarchaeota archaeon genome, TTCTCATCTGAGACCCTTTCGGCATAATGTCTGAAGTACCAACCCATAGCCTACACCTCCTCCGAGTCTAGAAACTGAGCTCTGTATAGCTTCGCGTACAGCCCGTTTTTAGCCATAAGTTCTTCGTGAGTGCCTTCCTCTACGACACGTCCATCGTCGAGAACTATTATACGTTCCGCAAGCTTAAGCGTCGACAACCTCTGGGTTATTATGAAAACCGTTCTATCCTTGATGAGCTCCTTCAACGCCTCGTAGATCTCCCTCTCTGTTTCAGAGTCTACGCTGGACGTGGAGTCGTCGAGTATGAGGATCTTCGGGTTTATAAGAAGCGCCCTGGCTATGGCTAGTCTCTGTCTCTGGCCACCGGACAACGTTACACCCCGTTCACCCACGACCGTGTCATAACCCTTTGGAAGGCTCATTATAAAATCGTGAATACGAGCAGCCTTAGCGGCTCTCTCGACCTCCTCCATAGTTGCGTTAGGCTTGCCGTATGCTATGTTCTCCCGTATGGTCGTCGGAAATATGAACACGTCCTGGTGAACTATACCTATCTGCCTACGTAGAGAGTCTATCTTAACATCCCGGATATCATAGCCGTCTATCAGTATGCGACCCCTCTGGGGGTCGTAGAACCTAGGTATCAGTTTTATAAGCGTGCTCTTACCCGAGCCCGTAGCCCCGATTATAGCGACCTTCTCACCAGGCTTAACCTCAAAGCTCACACCTTTTAGTATAGGTTTATCAGGCTCGTAGCCGAAAACCACGTCTTCGAACACAACATGCCCCTTAACCGGGGGAAGCTCGACCGCGTCAGGCTTCTCCTTGACCTCTGGCTCGGTATCTAAGACTTCGAATATTTTGTTCGCCGATACGTTGGCTCTCTGGTAACGAGCCATCGTGAATCCGAACATCATTATAGGCCAGACTAGGTACCCTAGGTACATGGTAAAGGCCACTAGGTCACCGACCTTGAAGCCTCCCTCCATAACCTTCAACCCCCCGTACCAGTATATGAGGGTAGAGACTAGGCTTATGACGAGATTCAGAAGGGGCCAGGTTTGAGCACTAAGCTTTGCCGACAGCATCTCGAGCTCGTGGACCCGGCGGTTTCTATAGTCGAAGCGTTTAAACATCCAGCTCTCAGCACCCAAGGCTTTGAGGACCCTGAAACCTGAAACCGCTTCAGCGACCGCTGTGTTCAGCTTGCTGACTTCAGTCCACCTACGTTCGAATATAGGGCGGACGAGCTTCACGAATATCAGGGATACTAAGGCTATGATCGGCACGGTTATCGAGAGCGTCATGAAAGTCAGCGGAATATTCATGGAAAAAAGCATGACAGACGTTAGGGTAAGCATGAAGGCCGCGCTCAGCAGACGCGGTATGCTGAATCCTATGAAGGAGCCTACGGTATCCATGTCGCTGGTTAGCCGGGTTATTATCTGACCTATGTCGACCCTGTCGAAGAAGCTGTAGGAGAGTTCCTGAAGCCGCTTGTAGAGTTCAAGCCTCATGTGGTGTATTATCTTCTGCGAGGTCAAACTCGACAAGTAGTTTCTGAAGAAGAACAGTATGCCGCTGACGACCGTTAAACCCACTATGGATAGTGCGTACAGCCATATCTCAGACGTCGAACCTTCCACGACCTCGTTGATTATATCTTTAGTCACCCATGGTACCAGAAGGTCGGCCACGTTGCTTATGAGCGTGAGTAGTATAACCGAGGCTAAATGCAGCTTGTAGGCTAAGAGATATCTCAAAAGTCTCTTGAAAACCTTACCTGAGCCTTTACGTTCAGACATCTTGACCCTCCACTATCGAAGACGATAATTCCTCCATAAGCCTTCGATATCGATTATCTCTATAAAGCTCAAGATGAAGCAGCATGTGCAGAAGCATATGCAACGCAGGCGTATCGAGGTCTGACGGCTTAACTTGTCTCTCGGCTAGACGCTCCAACGTAAACTGTCTTAGATGCATGAAATCGTTAAGAAGCCGGATGACCTTACGTTCGTCGACGGCTTTATAGCCGAAGTTTTCTAAAGCCGCTACAGCCTTCTCCATAACGGTCTTCATCCAATCTTTAAACTGGCCTTCACATTCTTCATACCGTAAGGCATAGCTTACGACGTAGTGTCTAGCCGTCGCTCTATAGAATCGTTCGATTATGTTACCCCTTCTTCGTTCACCGGTAAGCTCGACTAGACCAGCTGACTTGAGACATTTTATATGATGATTTATCGAAGAGGCGGGTTTACCTAAGACTTTGGCAAGCTGGTTTACAGACATGTCCCTAACCCTTAGCAACGCAAGTATCTGACACCTGGTTTTATCAGCTAGTAGCTTAGCGACTTTCGAGTCTCTGATCACTATTATGTCTTTCAAGACAGGTCTCCTACAGTTATCTGTTACGTTACACAGAATTGTAACACCGGTCTTATAAAGGTAGTGGCATTCTAAAGTCCATAA is a window encoding:
- a CDS encoding ABC transporter ATP-binding protein, with translation MSERKGSGKVFKRLLRYLLAYKLHLASVILLTLISNVADLLVPWVTKDIINEVVEGSTSEIWLYALSIVGLTVVSGILFFFRNYLSSLTSQKIIHHMRLELYKRLQELSYSFFDRVDIGQIITRLTSDMDTVGSFIGFSIPRLLSAAFMLTLTSVMLFSMNIPLTFMTLSITVPIIALVSLIFVKLVRPIFERRWTEVSKLNTAVAEAVSGFRVLKALGAESWMFKRFDYRNRRVHELEMLSAKLSAQTWPLLNLVISLVSTLIYWYGGLKVMEGGFKVGDLVAFTMYLGYLVWPIMMFGFTMARYQRANVSANKIFEVLDTEPEVKEKPDAVELPPVKGHVVFEDVVFGYEPDKPILKGVSFEVKPGEKVAIIGATGSGKSTLIKLIPRFYDPQRGRILIDGYDIRDVKIDSLRRQIGIVHQDVFIFPTTIRENIAYGKPNATMEEVERAAKAARIHDFIMSLPKGYDTVVGERGVTLSGGQRQRLAIARALLINPKILILDDSTSSVDSETEREIYEALKELIKDRTVFIITQRLSTLKLAERIIVLDDGRVVEEGTHEELMAKNGLYAKLYRAQFLDSEEV
- a CDS encoding winged helix-turn-helix transcriptional regulator; amino-acid sequence: MKDIIVIRDSKVAKLLADKTRCQILALLRVRDMSVNQLAKVLGKPASSINHHIKCLKSAGLVELTGERRRGNIIERFYRATARHYVVSYALRYEECEGQFKDWMKTVMEKAVAALENFGYKAVDERKVIRLLNDFMHLRQFTLERLAERQVKPSDLDTPALHMLLHMLLHLELYRDNRYRRLMEELSSSIVEGQDV